In a genomic window of Passer domesticus isolate bPasDom1 chromosome 3, bPasDom1.hap1, whole genome shotgun sequence:
- the APMAP gene encoding adipocyte plasma membrane-associated protein, whose protein sequence is MNEAEGLRQRRPLRPQVITEDSPAQEAKEGSTYSSKVFRVTFLTLAVSVAVPLLGVTVLLDCPVDPQPISLKEPPLLTGVLEPNTKLRKAERLWENQLLGPESIVNIGDVFFTGTADGKIIKIEDGEIQTIARIGHGPCGGREDEPTCGRPLGMRVGPNNTLFVADAYYGLYEVDPDTGATKMLVSTKTLIEGQKLSFVNDLTVTRDGRKIYFTDSSSKWQRRDYLFLLMEGTDDGRLLEYDTVTKEVKVLMVGLRFPNGVQLSPAEDFVLVQETTMARIRRYYVSGLMKGGADMFVENMPGLPDNIRLSSSGGYWVAMAVVRPNPGFSLLDFLSEKTWIKSMIFKLLSQETVTKFVPKYSLVVELSETGSYKRSFHDPNGVTVAYVSEAHEHNGHLYLGSFRSPYIGRLDLQHV, encoded by the exons ATGAATGAGGCGGAGGGGCtgcggcagcggcggccgctccGCCCGCAGGTCATCACCGAGGACAGCCCGGCGCAGGAGGCCAAGGAGGGCAG TACTTACAGCAGCAAGGTGTTCCGTGTTACCTTCCTGACTTTGGCTGTGTCTGTGGCTGTGCCCCTGCTTGGAGTGACTGTTCTCCTGGATTGTCCTGTAGACCCTCAGCCCATAAG TTTGAAGGAGCCCCCCCTCCTGACGGGTGTTTTAGAGCCCAACACCAAGTTACGGAAAGCTGAACGGCTGTGGGAAAACCAGCTGCTTGGACCAGAGTCCATTGTCAATATTGGGG ATGTGTTCTTTACTGGGACAGCTGATGGGAAGATTATCAAAATTGAAGATGGGGAAATACAAACAATAGCCAGAATTGGCCACGGTCCTTGTG GAGGCCGTGAAGATGAGCCAACGTGTGGAAGACCACTTGGCATGCGAGTGGGGCCAAATAACACCCTCTTTGTGGCAGATGCTTATTATGGACTCTATGAAGTTGATCCTGATACAG GTGCAACAAAGATGCTTGTGTCAACCAAAACACTGATAGAAGGCCAGAAGTTGTCATTTGTAAACGATCTTACAGTGACCAGGGATGGGAGGAAGATCTACTTCACTGACTCCAGCAGTAAATGGCAAAGACGAGACTACTTGTTCCTGCTCATGGAAGGCACAGATGATGGGCG cctCCTTGAATATGACACAGTGACAAAAGAAGTGAAAGTCTTAATGGTGGGGCTGAGGTTTCCCAATGGTGTGCAGCTCTCTCCTGCAGAAGACTTTGTCCTGGTGCAGGAGACAACCATGGCTAGAATCAGAAG GTATTATGTGTCTGGGCTGATGAAAGGTGGAGCAGATATGTTTGTTGAGAACATGCCTGGTCTTCCAGACAATATCAGGTTAAGCAGCTCTGGAGGATATTGGGTAGCTATGGCAGTTGTGAGACCCAATCCCGGATTTTCTTTGTTGGACTTCTTATCTGAAAAAACATGGATAAAAAGCATGATATTtaag ttGCTGAGTCAGGAAACTGTGACAAAGTTTGTACCCAAGTACAGCCTTGTTGTTGAACTCAGTGAGACAGGCTCCTACAAAAGAAGCTTCCATGATCCCAATGGAGTGACAGTAGCTTATGTCAGCGAGGCGCACGAGCACAACGGGCACCTGTACCTGGGATCCTTCCGCTCTCCCTACATTGGCAGACTTGATCTCCAGCACGTTTAA